In Gammaproteobacteria bacterium, the following proteins share a genomic window:
- the rplJ gene encoding 50S ribosomal protein L10: MALTLDQKKAVVAEVAEVASSAHSAVAAEYRGLTVSQLTELRIKARESGVYLRVVKNSLARRAMADTEFACMSDGMTGPLMLAFSVEDPGSAARILRDYAKENKKLIIKLAAVGGQVIDPSDIGRLANLPTRDEAIAQLMSVMKAPFDKFARTLNEVPGKLVRTLAAVQDSKGE; the protein is encoded by the coding sequence ATGGCACTTACTCTCGATCAAAAGAAAGCGGTTGTGGCCGAAGTGGCTGAAGTTGCATCTTCAGCTCACTCTGCGGTGGCGGCTGAGTATCGTGGCCTGACCGTCAGTCAGTTGACTGAACTGCGCATTAAAGCCCGTGAAAGCGGTGTTTATTTGCGCGTGGTGAAAAATTCCTTGGCACGTCGTGCCATGGCTGACACCGAGTTCGCTTGCATGAGTGACGGTATGACAGGTCCATTGATGCTGGCCTTCTCTGTAGAAGACCCAGGTTCCGCTGCCCGGATATTGAGGGACTATGCTAAGGAAAATAAAAAGCTGATTATCAAATTGGCCGCCGTTGGCGGGCAAGTGATTGATCCTTCTGATATTGGTCGTCTGGCGAATCTGCCGACCCGTGACGAAGCGATTGCTCAATTGATGTCAGTAATGAAAGCGCCGTTTGATAAATTTGCTCGTACTCTTAACGAAGTACCTGGCAAATTGGTGCGTACCTTGGCAGCAGTTCAAGATAGCAAGGGCGAATAA
- the rplL gene encoding 50S ribosomal protein L7/L12, with protein sequence MAVSKEDILDTISNMTVMEVVDLISAMEEKFGVTAATAVAAAPAAAEGAEAAEQTEFDVILTSFGSNKVSVIKAVRAITGLGLKEAKGVVESAPAPLKEAVSKDEAEDVKKQLEEAGASVEIK encoded by the coding sequence ATGGCCGTTTCTAAAGAAGACATTCTGGATACTATTTCCAACATGACCGTAATGGAAGTCGTTGACTTGATTTCCGCTATGGAAGAAAAATTTGGTGTGACCGCAGCGACTGCGGTTGCAGCTGCTCCGGCAGCTGCTGAAGGGGCTGAGGCCGCTGAACAGACTGAATTTGATGTGATTTTGACAAGCTTTGGTTCTAACAAAGTCTCTGTCATTAAAGCGGTGCGTGCAATCACGGGTCTTGGCTTGAAAGAAGCCAAAGGCGTTGTTGAAAGTGCGCCTGCTCCTCTGAAAGAAGCTGTTTCTAAAGACGAAGCTGAAGACGTCAAGAAGCAGTTGGAAGAGGCAGGTGCTAGCGTCGAAATCAAATAA
- the rpoB gene encoding DNA-directed RNA polymerase subunit beta produces the protein MAYSFTEKKRIRKDFGKRPSMLEAPYLLQTQLDSYRNFLQLDKKPEQRQDVGLHGAFNSVLPIISYSGNVELQYVSYRLGRPAFDERECRQRGMTYAAPLRVLVRLVIFDKSAPASSKVVKDIKEQEVYMGELPLMTQNGAFIINGTERVIVSQLHRSPGVFFDHDKGKTHSSGKLLFSARVIPYRGSWLDFEFDPKDCIYTRIDRRRKLPATVLLRALGYGTQEILDIFFETNTFHFHGETAELELVPERLRGETALFDIKVGDEVLVEAGRRVTARHTKKLEQAGVTKLEVPMDYLVGKVMAHEVVDSATGEVIANANDELTLELLEKLFEANVKDCRVLYTNDLDRGAYISSTLAIDSSTTALEAQVEIYRMMRPGEPPTKEATQNLFNNLFFTSDRYDLSAVGRMKFNRRVGREELEGEGTLSKEDILEVLKTLIDIRNGNGIVDDIDHLGNRRIRCVGEMAENVFRVGLVRVERAVRERLSMVESEGLMPQDIINAKPVAAAVKEFFGSSQLSQFMDQNNPLSEVTHKRRISALGPGGLTRERAGFEVRDVHPTHYGRVCPIETPEGPNIGLINSLAIYARTNHYGFLETPYRKIRDGKLVDDIEYLSAIEEGNYVIAQANASIDESGALTDELVSCRHKNEFALSTPDKVEYIDVSPKQIVSVAASMIPFLEHDDANRALMGSNMQRQAVPTLRAQKPLVGTGMERKVAVDSGATVAAKRGGVVDSVDAARVVVRVNDDEAGGEAGGVDIYNFTKYTRSNQNTCINQRPLVKPGDLIARGDVLADGPSTDLGELALGQNMLVAFMPWNGYNFEDSILISERVVQEDRFTTIHIEELSCVARDTKLGPEEVTADIPNVNESLLSKLDETGVVFVGAEVKPGDILVGKVTPKGETQLIPEEKLLRAIFGEKASDVKDTSLRVPSGMDGTVIDVRVFTRDGVEKDARALSIEKDELKQARKDLEDQMRIVEHDIYARAEKILLGQVSDKGPNNLAKGAEVTSEYLASVEQAAWLGITLRDDAASSALEEIAAQLQMQREMVEAKYKEQKTKITQGDDLAPGVLKMVKVYLAVKRRLQPGDKMAGRHGNKGVISMIKPVEDMPYTEDGNPVDIVLNPLGVPSRMNVGQILETHLGWAAKGIGKRIGKMLDQQREMGELREFLGKVYNHDDRPREDLDSFSDAEIKELAGNLREGVPMATPVFDGAAESEIRQMLTLAELPESGQTTLYDGRTGDAFDRQVTVGYMYVIKLNHLVDDKMHARSTGPYSLVTQQPLGGKAQFGGQRFGEMEVWALEAYGAAYTLQEMLTVKSDDVNGRNKMYKNIVDGDHRMEAGMPESFNVLLKEIRSLGINIELEQD, from the coding sequence ATGGCCTATTCTTTTACAGAAAAGAAACGTATCCGCAAGGATTTTGGAAAGCGTCCTTCCATGTTGGAAGCGCCTTATTTGCTGCAAACCCAGTTGGACTCCTATCGCAATTTTCTGCAATTGGATAAAAAACCAGAGCAGCGTCAGGATGTGGGCTTGCACGGTGCGTTCAACTCCGTGCTGCCAATTATCAGTTATTCCGGCAATGTGGAGCTGCAATACGTCAGTTATCGCTTAGGCCGTCCGGCGTTTGATGAACGTGAATGTCGTCAACGGGGCATGACTTACGCGGCTCCTCTGCGGGTGTTGGTGCGTTTGGTTATTTTTGATAAAAGCGCACCTGCCAGCAGCAAAGTCGTCAAGGACATTAAGGAGCAAGAGGTTTATATGGGCGAATTGCCGCTCATGACCCAAAACGGTGCTTTTATTATCAATGGTACTGAACGAGTTATTGTTTCGCAATTGCATCGCTCTCCTGGGGTCTTTTTTGATCACGATAAAGGTAAAACTCACTCTTCGGGTAAGTTGCTCTTCTCTGCGCGGGTGATTCCTTACCGTGGTTCTTGGCTTGATTTTGAATTTGATCCCAAAGATTGCATCTACACTCGCATTGATCGTCGCCGCAAATTGCCTGCAACGGTGTTGTTGCGGGCGTTGGGTTACGGCACTCAAGAAATTTTGGATATTTTCTTTGAGACCAATACATTCCATTTCCACGGTGAAACTGCGGAATTGGAGTTGGTGCCAGAGCGGCTGCGCGGTGAAACAGCACTGTTTGATATCAAGGTTGGTGATGAGGTGCTGGTTGAGGCCGGTCGTCGCGTTACTGCTCGCCACACCAAAAAGTTAGAGCAGGCGGGGGTCACTAAGCTAGAAGTGCCAATGGATTATTTGGTCGGTAAAGTGATGGCGCACGAAGTGGTGGATTCCGCTACGGGTGAAGTGATTGCTAATGCTAACGATGAGCTGACCTTGGAGCTGTTGGAAAAGCTGTTTGAAGCGAATGTGAAAGATTGTCGAGTGCTTTACACTAATGACTTGGATCGTGGTGCGTATATTTCCAGCACTTTGGCCATCGACAGCAGCACCACCGCTCTGGAGGCGCAAGTCGAAATTTATCGCATGATGCGCCCAGGTGAGCCGCCCACCAAAGAAGCGACTCAAAACCTGTTTAATAACCTTTTCTTTACCAGTGATCGTTACGACCTCTCTGCCGTTGGGCGGATGAAGTTCAATCGTCGTGTGGGTCGTGAAGAACTGGAAGGCGAAGGCACACTGTCCAAAGAAGATATTTTGGAAGTGTTGAAAACCCTGATCGATATTCGTAACGGCAACGGCATTGTGGATGACATTGATCACTTGGGTAACCGTCGTATTCGCTGTGTCGGTGAAATGGCCGAGAACGTCTTCCGCGTTGGTTTGGTGCGCGTTGAGCGTGCCGTGCGTGAACGCCTCTCCATGGTGGAATCAGAAGGCTTGATGCCACAAGACATCATCAACGCCAAACCGGTTGCGGCGGCGGTGAAAGAGTTCTTTGGCTCATCCCAGTTGTCCCAATTTATGGATCAGAACAACCCCCTCTCTGAAGTGACGCACAAACGTCGTATTTCAGCACTGGGCCCGGGTGGGTTGACCCGTGAGCGTGCCGGTTTTGAGGTGCGTGATGTGCATCCGACTCACTATGGTCGTGTTTGCCCGATTGAGACCCCGGAGGGGCCGAACATCGGTTTGATCAATTCCTTGGCTATTTACGCTCGCACCAATCATTACGGTTTTCTTGAAACGCCGTACCGTAAAATCCGTGATGGTAAGTTGGTTGACGACATTGAGTACCTGTCCGCGATTGAAGAGGGCAATTACGTTATTGCTCAGGCCAACGCTTCCATTGATGAGAGCGGTGCGCTGACCGATGAACTGGTCTCTTGTCGGCATAAAAACGAATTTGCTCTTTCGACTCCCGATAAAGTGGAGTATATCGACGTTTCACCAAAACAGATTGTCTCTGTAGCAGCGTCCATGATTCCTTTCCTAGAGCACGATGATGCCAACCGTGCCTTGATGGGGTCTAACATGCAGCGCCAAGCGGTGCCTACTTTGCGGGCGCAAAAACCGCTCGTGGGTACAGGCATGGAGCGCAAAGTAGCGGTGGACTCCGGTGCCACGGTGGCGGCCAAACGCGGCGGTGTGGTGGATTCCGTTGATGCTGCGCGTGTTGTGGTGCGGGTCAATGACGATGAGGCCGGTGGTGAGGCGGGTGGGGTGGATATTTATAACTTCACCAAATACACCCGTTCAAATCAAAACACCTGCATCAATCAGCGCCCACTGGTTAAACCAGGCGATCTGATTGCTCGTGGTGATGTGTTGGCTGATGGCCCTTCCACCGATTTAGGTGAGTTGGCGCTGGGGCAGAACATGCTCGTCGCCTTTATGCCTTGGAACGGCTACAACTTCGAAGATTCGATTTTGATTTCAGAGCGCGTGGTGCAAGAAGACCGTTTCACCACCATTCATATCGAAGAGCTGAGCTGTGTGGCGCGTGATACCAAGCTGGGGCCAGAAGAGGTCACTGCTGATATTCCCAATGTAAATGAATCGCTGCTCTCCAAGCTGGATGAAACAGGGGTTGTTTTTGTCGGTGCTGAAGTGAAACCGGGTGACATCTTGGTGGGTAAAGTAACCCCAAAAGGTGAGACTCAGTTGATTCCAGAAGAGAAATTGCTGCGCGCCATCTTTGGTGAGAAAGCCTCTGATGTGAAGGACACCTCGTTGCGTGTGCCTTCCGGTATGGACGGTACCGTGATTGATGTGCGTGTGTTCACCCGCGATGGGGTGGAAAAAGACGCGCGGGCACTCTCTATTGAGAAAGACGAATTGAAACAAGCGCGTAAGGATCTTGAAGATCAGATGCGCATCGTTGAGCACGACATCTACGCTCGTGCAGAAAAAATTCTGCTGGGTCAAGTGTCCGACAAAGGGCCGAACAATTTGGCCAAAGGTGCTGAAGTCACTTCTGAGTATCTGGCCAGCGTTGAACAGGCCGCTTGGTTGGGCATTACTCTGCGGGACGACGCTGCCAGTAGCGCGCTGGAAGAGATTGCCGCGCAGTTGCAGATGCAGCGTGAGATGGTGGAGGCGAAGTACAAAGAGCAGAAAACGAAAATCACCCAAGGTGATGATCTCGCTCCAGGTGTGCTGAAGATGGTCAAGGTCTACTTGGCTGTTAAGCGCCGTCTGCAACCAGGCGATAAAATGGCCGGTCGACACGGTAATAAAGGTGTGATCTCGATGATCAAACCGGTGGAAGACATGCCTTACACTGAAGACGGCAACCCCGTTGATATCGTCTTGAACCCACTGGGTGTTCCGTCACGGATGAATGTCGGACAAATTCTGGAAACGCATTTGGGTTGGGCAGCAAAAGGCATTGGCAAGCGGATCGGTAAAATGCTGGATCAACAGCGTGAAATGGGTGAACTGCGTGAATTCTTAGGCAAAGTCTATAACCACGACGATCGTCCTCGCGAAGACTTGGATTCTTTCAGTGACGCTGAGATTAAAGAGCTGGCGGGCAATCTGCGCGAAGGTGTGCCGATGGCAACACCGGTCTTTGATGGTGCCGCCGAGTCTGAGATTCGTCAAATGCTGACCTTAGCGGAACTACCAGAGTCGGGTCAAACGACCTTGTATGATGGTCGTACTGGCGATGCGTTTGATCGTCAGGTGACCGTGGGTTACATGTACGTGATCAAATTGAATCACTTGGTGGACGACAAAATGCACGCCCGTTCAACAGGGCCGTACAGCTTGGTTACTCAGCAGCCGCTGGGGGGTAAAGCGCAGTTCGGTGGTCAGCGCTTTGGTGAGATGGAGGTCTGGGCGCTGGAAGCGTACGGGGCTGCTTACACCTTGCAAGAGATGTTGACGGTGAAGTCCGATGATGTGAATGGTCGTAACAAAATGTACAAAAACATTGTGGACGGCGATCACCGTATGGAAGCAGGTATGCCGGAGTCTTTCAACGTACTGCTGAAAGAGATTCGTTCGCTGGGTATTAACATCGAATTGGAACAGGACTGA